CTCCCGCCACATGGAGTTTTGCGAGGATTAGTTGTGTATTGTTATGCTTCGTTGTGCAAAGTCCCGCAACAGGTACCACATCAATTATTGGGAAAAATAAATAAAAGTGATCGGTACACAAAGCATTAAACTAGTGTGCCAATTTTGTGCCCTAACTACTGGCAGTTACTGCTATTTACTGGCACTAATGGGAACGGGAAGCGCGTAAGTAACTGATTTTATTAAGTTAGAAAAATAAAATTCTGACTGAAAATACTCGTGTCGGTGGTTCGATTCCGCCCCTGGGCACCATTCCTTCTTCCAGAATTCTTCCTTAATCTCTAAATCGACCCCAAGATTACTTCCTGTTAGCTGGCCTGTATCCAGGGTTTGGACTCAATGTATTCCCTGTGCTGCTAACGGTTGGTACGAGCACGTAGGAAGAACTGGGCTGTCATTAGTAGAATTAGAGACACGGCGAGGACCATTGTGCCGATGGCATTCACCTCTGGTGTGATGCCCCTTCGGATCGAAGAAAAAATATAAATCGGAAGTGTGGTATTTGCTCCCGCGACGAAAAAAGAAATGATGAAATCATCGAAACTGAAGGTAAAGCTGAGCAGGAAACCTGCCAGGATAGCGGGGTATATTTGCGGGAGCGTAACCTGGTAAAAGGTGCGCCAGGGAGTTGCATACAAATCCATCGAGGCCTCGATCAGGGAGCGGTCCATGCCGGCGATGCGGGCGCGTACCAGGATGATCACGAGCGACATCGTAAACAACGTATGCGCCGCGATAACCGAAACGTATCCCATGTGCAGTTTCGGCGGCTTTGTGCCTTCCGGCCAGATTGAGGCCAGTAAAGGATTCAGAAAATCAAAAACCGTCACCAGCGCCACCAGCGTGGCGATGCCGATAACAATGCCCGGTATCATGACCGATATGTAGATCAGTCCGTCAAACAGGACGCGCATCGTTCCCTTCAGGCGTTGCAGGGCCAGCGCCGCCGCCGTACCCATCAGGCTCGATAAAATCGCGACCGAGAAGGCGACGATCAGGCTGGTGACGAAAGCGTCACCGACAAACGGATTGGAC
This Gammaproteobacteria bacterium DNA region includes the following protein-coding sequences:
- a CDS encoding ABC transporter permease → MRIYAIAVFLFLYVPIGIIVLFSFNAGRHASELRGLSVQWYGKALSNPFVGDAFVTSLIVAFSVAILSSLMGTAAALALQRLKGTMRVLFDGLIYISVMIPGIVIGIATLVALVTVFDFLNPLLASIWPEGTKPPKLHMGYVSVIAAHTLFTMSLVIILVRARIAGMDRSLIEASMDLYATPWRTFYQVTLPQIYPAILAGFLLSFTFSFDDFIISFFVAGANTTLPIYIFSSIRRGITPEVNAIGTMVLAVSLILLMTAQFFLRARTNR